A single region of the Candidatus Binatia bacterium genome encodes:
- a CDS encoding polysaccharide deacetylase family protein: MSAIATAARLPILMYHSLDTSGSVVSVAPDTFAAQMRWLAEAGIRGMTLRAAVEHRERHGAWPPGAAAITFDDGYANVMAHALPVLARHGFTATVFLVSHHLGGANDWAPPPPRLPSAPIMSVAQARELIAAGMEVGAHTRTHADLRRLAGDDLEAEVAGCKADLEAAVGAHVDSFAYPFGFRSAVAVAAARRTFRSACTTVLRRAGNEPVHELPRVDMYYVRTLVTLEGLVRGRLDGYLTARRWARALRAAAGIGCG, encoded by the coding sequence ATGAGCGCCATCGCGACGGCCGCGCGCCTTCCCATCCTGATGTACCACTCGCTCGACACGAGCGGCTCGGTGGTGTCGGTCGCACCGGACACGTTCGCGGCGCAAATGCGGTGGCTGGCGGAAGCGGGCATACGGGGCATGACCTTGCGCGCCGCCGTCGAACACCGCGAGCGGCATGGCGCCTGGCCGCCCGGGGCTGCAGCGATCACCTTCGACGACGGTTACGCCAACGTGATGGCCCACGCCTTGCCGGTCCTTGCCCGTCATGGCTTCACGGCCACGGTGTTTCTCGTCAGCCACCACCTCGGCGGCGCCAACGACTGGGCGCCACCGCCACCGCGCCTGCCGAGCGCACCGATCATGTCGGTCGCACAAGCCCGCGAGCTGATCGCCGCCGGCATGGAAGTCGGCGCTCACACGCGCACGCACGCCGATCTGCGACGACTCGCCGGCGACGATCTGGAGGCCGAGGTCGCCGGCTGTAAAGCCGATCTGGAGGCCGCCGTCGGCGCACATGTGGACAGCTTCGCGTACCCGTTCGGATTTCGCTCCGCGGTGGCGGTGGCGGCGGCCCGCCGCACGTTCCGCTCCGCGTGCACCACGGTCCTGCGCCGCGCCGGCAACGAGCCCGTCCATGAGCTGCCAAGGGTGGACATGTACTACGTCCGTACCCTCGTAACGCTCGAAGGTCTGGTAAGGGGCCGGCTGGACGGATACCTGACAGCAAGGCGCTGGGCCCGAGCACTCCGGGCGGCGGCAGGTATCGGCTGCGGGTAG
- a CDS encoding glycosyltransferase family 4 protein, with protein MPDSPLRICLVSTFYPPYNFGGDGIYAHRLANGLARRGHSVTVLHSPSAYEMLAGRRVTDRYRDHPSVTVRPVWTPLGALGLLAVQQSGRPAFQARALRRLLDSADYDVVHYNNVSLLGGPHVFNYGRGLKLCTLIEHWLVCPMHVLWKFDREVCVTPECFRCQLAGRRPPQAWRYTGLMDRATRQIDAFVGPSVFTIRMHQARGLRGAMIQLPLFHPEPGDADDTPPAPNGGRPYFLFTGRLEKIKGVQALIPVLREMPAVDLVVAGNGGYEPALRRLAAGASNIVFLGRVDHARLQTLYRNALATLVPSLCYETFGLIVAESYSAGTPVVVFAQSSLEELVRAHGGGLLYRTADELRDALDQLRSDPALRQRLGREGRIAYEAEFAEDAFLDHYVGVVRALLANRRAGRPAVAPDGRGDDQRIAGRRVYFA; from the coding sequence ATGCCCGACTCCCCACTCCGCATCTGCCTGGTCTCCACCTTCTACCCGCCCTACAACTTCGGCGGGGACGGCATTTACGCGCACCGGCTCGCGAACGGACTCGCGCGGCGCGGGCACTCGGTTACCGTGCTCCACAGTCCGTCGGCATACGAGATGCTCGCCGGCCGGCGGGTTACCGATCGCTATCGCGATCACCCGAGCGTCACCGTACGGCCGGTGTGGACACCGCTCGGCGCACTCGGCCTGCTTGCGGTGCAGCAGTCCGGCCGACCCGCTTTCCAGGCGCGTGCTCTCAGACGGCTGCTGGACAGCGCGGATTACGACGTCGTTCACTACAACAACGTGTCACTGCTGGGCGGTCCCCACGTCTTCAATTACGGCCGCGGTCTGAAGCTTTGCACACTGATCGAGCACTGGCTCGTCTGTCCGATGCACGTACTCTGGAAGTTCGACCGTGAGGTGTGCGTCACGCCGGAGTGCTTCCGCTGTCAGCTCGCCGGGCGGCGGCCGCCGCAGGCGTGGCGGTACACAGGCTTGATGGATCGCGCGACCCGACAGATCGATGCCTTCGTGGGCCCGAGTGTATTCACGATCCGCATGCATCAGGCGCGCGGGTTGCGCGGCGCCATGATCCAGCTCCCCCTGTTTCACCCCGAACCCGGCGACGCCGACGACACGCCGCCGGCCCCGAACGGCGGGCGGCCCTATTTCCTGTTCACCGGCCGGCTCGAGAAGATCAAGGGCGTGCAGGCACTGATTCCCGTCCTGCGGGAAATGCCCGCGGTGGATCTCGTCGTTGCCGGCAATGGCGGTTACGAGCCCGCATTGCGCCGGCTCGCCGCCGGAGCAAGTAACATCGTCTTTCTCGGCCGCGTCGACCACGCCCGCCTGCAGACCCTGTACCGCAACGCGCTCGCGACGCTCGTACCCTCCCTGTGTTACGAAACCTTCGGTTTGATCGTCGCCGAGTCCTACTCGGCGGGCACCCCGGTCGTCGTCTTCGCGCAGAGTTCGCTCGAAGAGCTGGTGCGTGCCCACGGCGGCGGATTGCTCTACCGCACCGCGGACGAACTTCGCGACGCCCTCGACCAGCTACGCAGCGACCCGGCACTGCGCCAACGGCTCGGCCGTGAGGGTCGGATCGCCTACGAAGCGGAGTTCGCCGAAGACGCGTTTCTCGATCACTACGTCGGCGTCGTGCGCGCGCTGCTCGCCAACCGGCGCGCAGGTCGGCCAGCGGTGGCCCCCGACGGCCGTGGTGACGACCAGCGGATCGCCGGACGCCGGGTGTATTTCGCGTGA